The following proteins are encoded in a genomic region of Takifugu rubripes chromosome 21, fTakRub1.2, whole genome shotgun sequence:
- the neflb gene encoding neurofilament light chain b — protein sequence MHSAVQPASLPVTELIIIITELDMASTSFDLYFPSTYKRRVVVRTAGFGSGGGIGTRSASYSHSTPIVSYASSRRSYPSHSQAASSFSSVHSAPLSFGAAAPPLIQAKQINSEFKALRTQEKAELQDLNNRFVSFIERVHDLEQQNKLLETELQLLRQRQTDPSNLRALYEHEIQQLHAAVDEAHHEKQVAQDHFNQLEDMLKSLQTRYDNEMLGRDEADGRLMDARKGADEAALGRAELEKRVRNLLDELDFMKHLFESEIAELQAQIQQRTEVSVKMEVAKPDLSAALYDIRGQYEKLALQNLQSAEEWFCNKVNVMAVGSARDKDNVRNAKDEVAEYRRLLKAKALDIDACRGMNGALENQIQDMEQKQSAEIAAMHDTITQLENELRATKNDMARYLKDYQDLLNVKMALEIEIAAYRKLLEGEENRLSVVAGPASASLYSQQVSYAAPSYGRMSYLLSSRFDVPEEMLTASQVQQAKASPPKEGEDEELEEEEEDDGNEEAEEDGEEEEREEEDEDEEEEEGDEEQGDAKAEEEEGARKPEEEEKSKAGKK from the exons ATGCACAGTGCAGTCCAACCGGCTTCTCTTCCAGTCACAGagctgatcatcatcatcactgagtTAGACATGGCTTCCACCAGCTTTGATCTGTACTTTCCGTCTACTTACAAGAGGAGGGTAGTTGTGCGCACTGCAGGATTTGGCTCTGGAGGAGGGATTGGAACTAGATCTGCCTCCTACAGCCACTCCACACCGATAGTTTCCTACGCATCCTCACGTAGAAGCTATCCATCGCATTCCCAAGCTGCTTCCAGCTTCTCTTCAGTGCATTCAGCTCCGCTGTcctttggtgctgctgctccaccacttATCCAAGCAAAGCAGATCAACTCTGAGTTCAAAGCACTGCGGACTCAGGAAAAAGCTGAACTGCAGGACCTGAACAACCGTTTTGTCAGCTTCATTGAGAGAGTTCatgacctggagcagcagaacaagcTACTTGaaactgagctgcagctgctcaggcaGAGGCAGACGGACCCATCCAACCTCCGGGCTCTGTATGAGCATGAAATCCAGCAGCTCCATGCTGCTGTGGATGAGGCCCACCATGAGAAGCAAGTGGCCCAGGATCACTTCAACCAGTTGGAGGATATGCTTAAGAGCCTCCAAACCCGGTATGACAATGAGATGCTCGGAAGGGATGAGGCAGATGGTCGGCTCATGGATGCAAGAAAGGGAGCTGACGAGGCTGCGCTGGGACGGGCCGAGCTGGAGAAACGGGTCAGGAATCTCTTGGATGAGCTGGACTTCATGAAGCACCTGTTTGAGAGCGAGATCGCCGAGCTGCAGGCCCAGATACAGCAACGCACTGAGGTGTCAGTGAAGATGGAGGTTGCCAAACCTGACCTGTCTGCTGCGCTCTATGACATCCGTGGCCAGTACGAGAAACTGGCCCTGCAAAACCTCCAGTCTGCTGAGGAGTGGTTCTGCAACAAGGTCAATGTGATGGCCGTGGGGAGTGCTCGTGACAAGGACAACGTCCGGAACGCCAAAGACGAAGTCGCCGAATACCGAAGGCTGCTCAAAGCCAAGGCGCTGGACATCGATGCTTGTCGTGGCATGAATGGAGCTCTGGAGAACCAGATCCAGGACATGGAGCAGAAGCAGAGTGCGGAGATCGCTGCGATGCAT GACACAATAACTCAACTGGAGAACGAGTTGAGGGCAACCAAGAACGACATGGCCCGCTACCTGAAAGACTACCAGGACCTCCTGAATGTAAAGATGGCACTGGAAATCGAAATCGCAGCATATCG AAAACTCCTGGAAGGGGAGGAGAATCGCCTGAGTGTCGTGGCGGGTCCAGCATCCGCCAGCCTCTACTCCCAGCAGGTCAGCTACGCCGCTCCCTCTTATGGGAGAATGTCATATCTGCTGAGCTCCCGCTTTGATGTTCCAGAAGAGATGCTAACTGCTAGCCAGGTGCAGCAAGCCAAAGCTAGCCCTCCTaaagagggggaggatgaggagctggaggaagaagaggaggacg ATGGAaatgaggaggcagaggaggatggagaagaagaagaaagagaagaagaagacgaagacgaagaagaagaagaaggagatgaGGAGCAGGGTGATGCcaaggctgaggaagaggagggggctcggaaaccagaggaggaggagaagtctAAAGctgggaaaaaatga